Genomic window (Spirosoma sp. KCTC 42546):
CACCGGTCAACTCACGGTGCCAGGGCCTGGTGTACCCCCTTCCCTGATTTCAGGATTGGTCGTAGCTGATGAGGTTGCCAAAGAATTTGTTTAGTTTTAGAGGAAAAGCAAGAAAAAACAGGAAAAAATAAAGTCAAATCCGTTTAATTCTCTTTATACCTGTTTACTCTGATGGTTTTCCGTTAACCCTTCCTTCTTACACTTTATGATGGCGTTGTTCAATAAAACCGCACTGGAATGCAGTAAATTAATTACGGAACGTTACAGTACGTCGTTTACATTAGGCATCAAGACACTCGACCGTAAATTTCATTTCCCGATCTACGCCATCTACGGGTTTGTTCGGTATGCCGATGAAATTGTGGACACCTTTCATGACTACGATAAAAAAACACTGCTAGAGCGCTTTAAACACGACGCCTATCAGGCTATCGACGAAGGCATTAGTTTAAATCCGGTTTTGCAGTCGTTCCAACTGGTTGTTAGGGAGTACAAAATTGAACACGAGCTTATTGAGGCCTTTCTGAAAAGTATGGAAATGGACCTCTATTGCCAGGAATATGATACGGACGGCTATAGCGAATACATCTATGGATCAGCAGAAGTTGTAGGCCTGATGTGTTTGCGTGTATTCTGTGAGGGCAATTCAACGGAGTTTAACCGACTATGCGAACCCGCTCGCAAGCTAGGTGCTGCCTTCCAGAAAGTGAACTTCCTACGCGATATGAAAAGCGACTTTGTAGAACGCGGGCGTACTTATTTCCCCGGTGTCGATTTTAGCAACTTTGGCTGTGATGTAAAGCAAGTGATTGAAGACGATATTCAACGTGACTTCGATGAGGCTTATATTGGTATTCTAAACCTGCCACGTGGTGCCAGAATGGGGGTTTATCTGGCCTATATGTATTACCAAACGTTGTTTAATAAAATAAAGCAACTCCCGGCTTCCCGCATTCAGAATGAGCGGGTTCGCGTACCGAACCCGCAGAAATTTGCCCTTCTGGCACAAACGTATCTGAAGTATCGACTGAATGTGATTTGATAACAACGTTACACACTCACTCCAGCCTTTTCCAGCGTACCCAGTATCCCGCCTGCCACAGAAAGATAGGCCTGAACGGCTTTGGCTAATTTGGGTTTTCGCTGTTGCATATTCATATCCACCTCATTCATGAAATTTTTCCAGTTAGAGGCATTCAGGCTATCCAGCGCAACGGATATAGTAGGCGTTAGTGAACGGGCAGTATGCCACCATCCACACGGAATAAACAGTGTTTCGCCAGGACCAACGACAAATGAGACGGGCGTTGCTTTTGCAAACAGCGGATATTTTTCCAGATCAGGATTCCAGATATCATTTACCTGCGAAACCCAGGT
Coding sequences:
- a CDS encoding phytoene/squalene synthase family protein, whose product is MMALFNKTALECSKLITERYSTSFTLGIKTLDRKFHFPIYAIYGFVRYADEIVDTFHDYDKKTLLERFKHDAYQAIDEGISLNPVLQSFQLVVREYKIEHELIEAFLKSMEMDLYCQEYDTDGYSEYIYGSAEVVGLMCLRVFCEGNSTEFNRLCEPARKLGAAFQKVNFLRDMKSDFVERGRTYFPGVDFSNFGCDVKQVIEDDIQRDFDEAYIGILNLPRGARMGVYLAYMYYQTLFNKIKQLPASRIQNERVRVPNPQKFALLAQTYLKYRLNVI